In Miscanthus floridulus cultivar M001 chromosome 5, ASM1932011v1, whole genome shotgun sequence, one genomic interval encodes:
- the LOC136453612 gene encoding bZIP transcription factor ABI5 homolog: protein MASENVKALDEQEVTSQQRDQGARARTSAAEELQVVDPLARQSSIMSLTLEELQNSLCEPGRNFGSMNMDEFMANIWNAEEFQAATGTGGCSKEGTERETMMMPVATAGAGENGAGGGSGLVRQGSFALPPPLSRKTVEEVWAEINQDPADSQANANAAPQAVVQPQMGSGGGGVAASGRQVTLGEMTLEDFLVKAGVVRGAFAGHGPQAVGMVPAGPMGMQHAAPMMYQVAAPVPPNAVYPVMGDGMGYHNGYPGGMAVVPPPPPSQCVAAAAVSPGSSDGMSAMTQAEMMNCIGNGGMVRNGGGGARKRDSPEDGCTEKTVERRQRRMIKNRESAARSRARKQAYTVELEAELNHLKEENERLRAEEMTILLSKKKMLVEKMMDQARENVSAKKGGRGLRRWGSAMW from the exons ATGGCGTCGGAGAACGTGAAGGCCCTCGACGAGCAGGAGGTCACCTCGCAGCAGCGCGACCAGGGCGCTCGCGCCCGGACCAGCGCCGCCGAGGAGCTGCAGGTGGTGGATCCGCTGGCGCGGCAGTCGTCCATCATGTCGCTGACGCTGGAGGAGCTGCAGAACTCGCTGTGCGAGCCGGGGCGCAACTTCGGGTCCATGAACATGGACGAGTTCATGGCCAACATATGGAACGCCGAGGAGTTCCAGGCCGCCACCGGCACCGGCGGATGCAGTAAGGAGGGCACGGAGCGGGAGACGATGATGATGCCCGTGGCGACGGCGGGGGCAGGTGAGAACGGAGCAGGAGGAGGGAGCGGGTTGGTTCGGCAGGGGTCGttcgcgctgccgccgccgctgtcccGGAAGACGGTGGAGGAGGTCTGGGCCGAGATCAACCAGGACCCGGCGGATTCCCAGGCCAACGCCAACGCGGCGCCGCAGGCCGTGGTGCAGCCCCAGATGGggagcggtggcggtggcgtcgcGGCCAGCGGGCGGCAAGTGACGCTGGGCGAAATGACGCTGGAGGACTTCCTGGTGAAGGCCGGCGTCGTGCGGGGAGCCTTCGCCGGCCACGGCCCCCAGGCCGTCGGCATGGTCCCGGCCGGGCCGATGGGCATGCAGCACGCGGCTCCCATGATGTACCAAGTGGCGGCGCCGGTGCCGCCCAACGCCGTGTACCCGGTGATGGGCGACGGCATGGGGTACCACAACGGGTACCCTGGGGGCATGGCGGTggtgccgcctccgccgccgtctCAGTGCGTGGCGGCCGCCGCCGTGAGCCCGGGGTCGTCGGACGGGATGAGCGCCATGACGCAGGCGGAGATGATGAACTGCATTGGCAACGGAGGCATGGTccggaacggcggcggcggcgcgcggaaGCGCGACTCCCCCGAGGACGGGTGCACCGAGAAGACCGTGGAGCGCCGGCAGCGGCGCATGATCAAGAACCGTGAATCCGCGGCCCGGTCACGCGCCAGGAAGCAG GCATATACCGTGGAGCTTGAGGCTGAACTGAACCATCTCAAGGAGGAGAACGAGCGCCTCAGAGCAGAGGAG ATGACAATTCTGCTATCGAAGAAAAAGATG ctggtggagaagatgatggaTCAGGCAAGGGAGAATGTGAGCGCCAAGAAGGGCGGTCGCGGGCTGCGCCGCTGGGGCAGCGCCATGTGGTGA
- the LOC136453611 gene encoding uncharacterized protein codes for MGWGISRLIGLKAAVLLSVACFFQGLGVTLITFPFIYASMIAILVSIASHPSIDLPLLLGKASDGSFPLWSWIMFSPFLLFIHLFVLLRRFVKNEPLYTEVADGVFVGGWPSSVEHLPPGDPAIIDCTCELPKSSTISSNAYLCVATWDTRAPQPSQIESAVRWSVRKRSQNKPVYVHCAYGHGRSVCVMCALLVALGLAEDWKAAEQMIREKRPSISMNTLHRKSLEEWSKHLRPSSKRSGESDASSVIHSDYNRK; via the exons ATGGGTTGGGGAATATCCAGGTTGATTGGACTGAAGGCTGCTGTCCTGCTTTCTGTGGCATGTTTTTTCCAAGGACTAGGAGTGACCCTTATCACATTTCCTttcatatatgcatccatgattgCAATACTAGTCTCGATAGCTTCCCACCCATCGATCGATCTTCCTTTACTCCTTGGCAAGGCATCTGATGGAAGTTTTCCGTTGTGGTCATGGATCATGTTCTCACCATTTCTTCTTTTCATCCACCTGTTTGTGCTGCTACGAAGATTTGTGAAAAACGAGCCCTTATACACAGAGGTTGCAGATGGAGTGTTTGTTGGAGGATGGCCTTCTTCGGTGGAACACCTGCCACCAGGTGACCCTGCAATCATAGATTGCACGTGCGAGCTGCCAAAAAGCTCGACTATATCTAGCAATGCATATCTGTGCGTTGCTACCTGGGATACGAGGGCTCCTCAACCATCACAAATTGAGTCTGCCGTGCGATGGTCTGTGAGAAAGCGGTCACAGAACAAGCCTGTCTATGTCCACTGTGCCTATG GTCATGGCAGAAGTGTCTGTGTGATGTGCGCACTTCTTGTCGCATTAGGATTGGCTGAAGACTGGAAAGCTGCTGAGCAAATGATCCGTGAGAAGCGACCTTCTATTAGCATGAACACTCTTCACCGCAAAAGCTTGGAGGAATGGTCAAAACATCTGCGCCCCTCCTCTAAAAGAAGTGGGGAATCAGATGCGAGTTCTGTTATCCATTCGGATTATAACCGGAAATAA